A single genomic interval of Gemmatimonas sp. harbors:
- the gcvT gene encoding glycine cleavage system aminomethyltransferase GcvT produces MTAIAPGTLKRTPLHDVHVALGAKIVPFAGYEMPVQYPAGITAEHNAVRTACGMFDVSHMGEVIVRGHDAIRFVSSVTSNDVEALAVGQIQYSTLLRADGTIVDDLLVYRFADHLMLVINASNRDKDLAHLHANMAGFDCTMSDVSDGIALLAVQGPQAPTIVASLSDVPLDGIKYYWFTEGHVAGVPCIISRTGYTGELGFELYFDASQAVAVWSAVMAAGTVTPAGLGCRDSLRLEAGMCLYGNELDDRTTPIEAGLNWLLKLAKREPFLGKDVLVRQHQEGTDRKLVGFTIDERAIPRHGHGVVYGGVAIGEVCSGCMSPTLGVPIGTCYLPAAAAVEGTTFEIDIRGRKLPARVVKLPFYKRAGKA; encoded by the coding sequence ATGACAGCTATCGCTCCCGGCACGCTCAAGCGTACGCCGCTCCACGACGTTCACGTCGCGCTCGGCGCGAAGATCGTCCCCTTCGCCGGCTATGAAATGCCGGTGCAGTACCCCGCCGGCATCACCGCCGAGCACAACGCGGTGCGCACGGCCTGCGGCATGTTCGATGTGTCGCACATGGGCGAGGTGATCGTGCGCGGTCACGATGCGATCCGCTTCGTGTCGTCCGTGACCAGCAACGACGTCGAGGCGCTTGCGGTCGGGCAGATCCAGTACTCCACGTTGTTGCGCGCTGACGGCACGATTGTCGATGACTTACTTGTGTATCGCTTCGCCGATCACTTGATGCTTGTGATCAATGCGAGCAATCGAGACAAGGACCTCGCGCATCTGCACGCGAACATGGCCGGCTTCGACTGTACGATGTCGGATGTCTCTGACGGCATCGCGCTGCTCGCCGTGCAGGGACCGCAGGCGCCGACGATCGTGGCGTCGCTGTCTGATGTGCCGCTGGATGGCATCAAGTACTACTGGTTTACCGAGGGCCACGTGGCTGGGGTGCCGTGTATCATTTCACGCACCGGATACACGGGCGAACTCGGGTTCGAGTTGTACTTCGACGCCTCGCAGGCGGTGGCGGTGTGGAGCGCCGTGATGGCGGCCGGTACGGTGACACCAGCGGGCCTCGGCTGCCGCGATTCGTTGCGCCTCGAGGCCGGGATGTGCCTGTACGGTAACGAACTCGATGATCGCACCACGCCCATCGAAGCGGGCCTGAATTGGCTGCTGAAGCTTGCCAAGCGCGAGCCGTTCCTGGGCAAGGACGTGCTGGTCCGTCAGCACCAGGAAGGCACCGACCGCAAGCTGGTCGGCTTCACGATCGATGAACGGGCGATCCCGCGACACGGTCACGGTGTCGTGTACGGCGGCGTTGCCATTGGAGAGGTGTGCAGCGGTTGTATGAGCCCCACGCTCGGCGTTCCGATCGGCACCTGCTATCTGCCGGCCGCCGCGGCAGTGGAAGGCACCACCTTCGAGATCGATATCCGTGGACGGAAGTTGCCGGCCCGTGTGGTGAAGCTGCCGTTCTACAAGCGGGCAGGGAAGGCGTGA